TGTAACTGTTGTTCAGGCCACGGAACTTGTGCCTGTCGGTATCAGGTTCCCACTGGAAAACTGCCCTTGTTGCAACACCGCCTATTTCCTCATAGTAACCTTCTATTTCCTCGATTGCAAGAGCCCTACGCAGGAACTTCCCTTTACGGTAGACAGCCGAAAGGATCATTGCAATATTCAGGTTATCAATGAAAGTCACAGGTACATTGATAGGGTCTGCCGTAAGACGCTGGATCATTTTTGATACCGCAGATGCGTGGAAAGTCGCAAGTACAGGGTGACCTGTCTGCATACCCTGGAAAGCTACGTTACCTTCGGCTCCTCGAATCTCACCTACGATGATGTAGTTTGGTCTTGAACGAAGAGCGGCCTTTAGCAGGGCAAACGTATCTACCCTCGATTCAGGTGGACCTTCCTCACGAGTGATCAGTTGCTGCCACACAGGCTGAGGAGGCTGAACCTCGGCAGTATCTTCTGCAGAGAAGATCTTGGCCTTAGGATTTACAAAAGCAAGACATGCATTGAGCATTGTGGTTTTTCCACTTGCGGTCTCACCACTGAAGAAGATACTCATACCATTCTCAAGGCACATCCACATGTAGGCAGCCATTTCAGCGCTCAGTGCACCCCAGCCGATGAGCTGGATGATGCTTACAGGCACTTCACTGAACTTACGCATGGTGAAACTGCTACCACGCTTACTGACATCTATAGGGTAAATAATATTGATACGGGAACCATCCGGAAGTGCACCGTCAGCAATTGGCCTGGCATCACTTACAGGACGACCGATACGCTCACTCATACTGCGAAGCCAGTTATCCAGACCCTGTTCATCACCAAAAGTAAGGTCGGTTTTGATCGTGTCAAATATCTTGTGGACAATAAACACATTGTCCACGCCTATACTGCTGATATCTTCAAGATATGGGTCTCTGATAATTGGTTCGATGGGGCCTGAGCCGATAATGTCCCTTTCAAGATGATAGAGGATCCTGTTGTACTCAGACTGGGTCATAGGGACTTTTTTCTGGACGGGCATGAGTTTCTGGAGAATATCGAATTTTCCTTTGCCTTTTTCCTCATCATCGATATTGCCACCTGCACCTATGTCTATGGATTCATTGAACAGTTTTGTGATAAGATCCTTAAGTTCTGCTTCGGTGTTAGGAACAGGTTCGTTGGCGGATTTTTCAAGGATAACATCCAGAACAGTACGATATTTCTTTTTTTCAGTATCGTTAAGCTCCGGCTCTATTCCGAAATAGTTGATCTCTCCCTGCTCATCACCGCCATAAAGATGGATGAACACAGGATCTCCAACCGGAAGAATGATGCTTACTTTGGACTTGTCGATATCCTTTCCAAGACTTACCATGAAAGTTGGTTCATCCTCTCCTGTCTCACGCATGAATTTCTTTACATACTCACCCAGATGAGGGTTCCTCTGTACTGCTTTCTGAAATTCTGCATCCATATTAACACTACCTTTAAGATTATGATACTGAAGCGATCTCGACTACAAGACCGACCTTTGGCTCTATTCTGAAACCGATCATCTGTCCAACCGGACCCTTGGCACCGGTGAACTTGTTAACAACAATGGTCCTCTTGACTTCACTTCCAAGAGGCTTTGATTTGAGAGTAATGTAAATATCACATGAAGAGCGGAACATTGAAGCAATGTCCTCTGTGAGCTGGTTTGGCTCAATTGTAAGAATAATGACCTTGCCCATACCATTCAGTTTTTTGAAGAATGATATCAGGTCAAGTGTTTTCTCAGTGTTCGCACTGTATTTGATAAGTGAAGAAAGAGTGTCGATAATTATGACATTCTTCTCAAAAAGCTCTTCGGCAGCCATTAGCCGCTCTATAAAATCAAATCTCGATTTTGCCGCCTGCACCAGCGGAATTACAGGAATGTATAAGAGCAGGCCATTCAAAAGGAACGGGGCAATGGGATAGTCCATTGAATACATCTGGTTTATAAAGCCCTTTGTGGTCAGTTGTGTAGAGACAAAAGTTACACTGACATCGTTTTCGTTCAATCCGAATGAAAGTCGCTGGGAAATCGTGCTTTTTCCTCCGCCACTGCCACCTTCGATTACTACAAGTGAGCCGGCAGGAAAGCCTCCTCCCAATTTATCATTCAGGTCATCCCTGGGAATTGCAAATGCATTGATCTTTGCCATTATTTGCCTCTTATTACGTTTTGAAACTCATTGCACCGGATTTTCCATTATCAGCCGCAACAAGCACTCTGTGATCGCCTACTTCCAGTGGAGAAGGGTTAGTGGTAACATTCAAAGTGAGAATCTCTCCCGGCCTCCATACGATATCACCATCTGTCAATGCAGTATTGACATCCACAGGTTCTATGAATATACCGTCCACAAGAACGGTCACATATTCAGGAGCCAGCTCGGTCTTTCCGGTATTCTTGGCATAAAAAGTGTATTTGCCGGAACCGCTGTCATATGGAACTATCTCAGGATCGTTCACAATGGTTATGTCAGTCCGCATCTGTTCGGACAACATTTTACTGCTTGCACTGGATGAAGCGATCATGGACTGGACATTGCCGGAGATAAGAACAACTACACTGATAGCCAGAACCATTGCGGCTATGAAGAAGATCATGTGCGTAACCGCGGTTTCTGCACCTGTATCTTTCAGTAAGGTCTTTCTCTCTGATCTTAGCATGCTTTTCATGTTTTTTGCCAGTCCGATGCAAATAGAATTAGAATAATAATATATAATTAATAGTATATAAGATTGCTATTCAGTTCAGACGATATATGAACTGTAAGCAGAAACACCATTACGAGTTACAACTTTTACACGATGGACCCCTGTGCCGGAAAGGTAGGGAACGGTCATACTTCGTGTCTCAGCAGGTGTCCAGGTTGCTGCAACATCACTATATTTATAGGATTCCAGGTTTCCGTCAACAAGAACATTGAGCTCATCAAAACGGACTGTCTCACTACCAATATTTGAAAGTGTCACTGTCAGGTTGTAGGTACCTGAATAATTCCCGGCAATTGCACTTTCTACCTCTATATTCGTCTTGAGCTTTGAGTTCTGCATCTGGTAATGTTCTTCCGTAGCATCACTGACAACTTCATTTGAAGTGTTGAGCATGGAATATGACAATGAACCAACTACAAGTGCAGTGATGAAAAATATCACTGCCACAACGGAGATCTCAAATCCCATACAGTTCCTCCAGACCGTGCTTTACCTTTGCCATCTCCCTGTCTATGGAACTGAGCATGTTCCTGTCGATCTTGCGGCCTGAGAGCCTCTCAATGAAGAGCAGGGACTTAGTGTGGTCTTCCGGCAAAAGGCGCCATGTGGGCTTTTCCACATAATAGTCGATTCCACGGGCATACGCCATGATCTCTGACATGACATCCTCGCTTATCCAGCCGATGTCAACATAATAATCAAGTGCGTCCATCAGGTTGTTCCTTCCAACCCTTTCCATGAGGAACTCTATCCAGTTGAGCAGGACAACAACGCTGGTAGGATCTGCTTTTATGAACTCAAGCCTTACAAGAGGTAGTGATTTCTTTGCAGCCGGAGCGTTCTCGGATTCAATTTCCGTCTCTTCTGCTTCTTCACGATCGTGCTTACTCTTTGTGGCTGGCGCTTTTTCATCGCCTTTGGAAACGGCATTAGTACTGACTGATGCAGCGGGAACTGGACGACTTTCAAGATCGTCAAGTCTGGTAGTTATAGCGGATGTAGTTTCTGCAAGGTCAAGCAAATTCTGATTAATGGAATCGGTACGTGTGAATAATTCATCTGTCTTTGAGGTTAATTGTTCGATGCTTTCATGCATCATTACCATGGCATCGGCAAACGCATCCATCTTGGATTCAAAATCCTGCATCCTGGAGGCTGCTTCTTCAGAGATGCCTTTTGGCATACTTAATTTCTGAGCAGTTGCATCAAACTCATTTTTCAGAAGAACTATCATGTCTCCCATTTCAGTGAGACGCTTCTCTGTTTTCTCAAACCTCTCAATGGTATCTCTGGAACCTGCACCATCGCCGACAAAAGGGTTGACCTGATTGGATACTATCTCATAAAGGGATAATAGTTCAAGGACACTCTGGTCTATCTTATCAACGGTTTTTCTGATCTCTTCATTGTCCCTCTGGACCATGTTTAGAGTTACATCTGCCTTTGATACTTTAGACTCGACTTCCTTTATCTTTTTTCGATTCTCCTCAAGCATCTCATTATCTATTGGAGCTGCCTGTGGAGCGGCTTGCGGGGCCATTCCCGGTGGACCGCCTGCTCCCGGAGGAGCCATACCCGGAGGGAAAGCAGAATCGCCAGGTGCGCCTGGAGCCATGCCTGGAGGAACACCTGGCATAGGAGGCATACCGGCAGCCAGATCAGGAACTGAACCAAGGTCTGGCCCGCCCTGCATGAAAGGAGGAGCATCGCCTCCAAATGGAGAGTCACCTCCACCGCTCTTGTTCTTTTTCGAAAGAACAGAGGTCACTTTTTTGATCTTATCGCTAAATCCGGCCATATTTCCACTGGTTTTATTTAATTTATGAGAGATATATCTATACGTTTGACAATATACCATCTATAATATATATAAATTTTGAATAAAACATGCGTTGAACATAATGGCAAATCAGATGATTTTAAATCATTTACCTGACTTGTAGGAGTGACCTATGGCACGTAAAAAGCAATTCAAAACAGAAATGATATCAGACAAAGATGGCATCAGATTCGCAACTCCGGAACCGGTGGCTGAATACAGGGCAAAGAGACTGCAATGTAAGACAATAGCTGACATCAGTTGTGGAATCGGAGGACAGGCGCTCTTTTTTGCCAGATACTGCGATTTTGTCTATGCTATCGAGATAGATCCTAAAAAGATAGCATTTGCAAAAAAGAATGCCAGGATAATGGGTGTAGATAACATCGAATTCATTGCAGGTGACGCACTGTCTCCTGAAGTCATTGAAAAATTACCAAAACTTGATGTTGTCTTTTCAGATCCTGCAAGACCTCCTGCTGAAAAAGAGAGGAGTATCGACAATCTTAGTCCGTCCATCCCTGAAGTGATGAAAGCCTATGCAAAGGTTTCCTCAAACTTTGCTTTTGAAGCGCCTCCACAATTGTCACCGGATAAAATTCCGTTTGACTGTGAAAGAGAGTACATGTCACTGGAAGGAAAGCTCAACAGGCTTAACCTCTATTTTGGAGAGCTGAAAAAAGCGGATATTTCTGCTGTTGCGCTTCCGGGAAGTAATGCGATAAGGTCATCAGGAACTGTCGAACCTGCCGGCAAAGCAGATGAACCGGCATTGTACGCATATGAGCCAGAGGAATGTGTAATAAAGGCAGGTCTGCTTGAGCAGCTTGTTGCAGAGCTTAAAGGAGAATCAGAAAACATTGCCATTTATGATATTGATGAAAAAAGGACACTCCTTACTTCAGAATCCGAAATAAAGAACAGCCTTTTTAAGAATAGATACAGGAAACTTCTGGTCGCTGAAGCGGACTTTTCGCAGATAAATTCCTATCTTAGGAAGAACTCGTTCGGAACAGTTATTGTCCGGGCAGCCATTGACCCTGAAAGTTACTGGGATGTGCGCAACGAACTGGAAAACGGCCTCAATGGTGAGAGAAAGGCACATCTTTTCGTAAAGGATGAAAAAGCGATATTGTTTGAAGTGCTATGAAGTGCTGGATCACTGAAGCTTCATTTCCAGCAATTCTTTTGTCCTCTGGATAAGCTCTTTTCTGCTGAAAGGCTTTGTAATATAGTCGTCTGCTTTAAGGACATGCAGACCGAGCATCTTGTCAAATTCCTGACTCTTTACCGTGAGCATAGCAACGGGTAAAGTGGGCTCTTTTTCCTTTATCTTATGGAAAGTTTCCCATCCATTCATATCAGGCATCATGATATCAAGAAGAATTGCATCAGGATGTTCCTCCTCAATCGATTCAAGACACTCAAAACCGCTTTTTGCTCCGACGACTTCTATGTCCTCGGATTCAAGGATCAATTTTACGAGGTCAATGGTATCGGGTTCATCATCCACAACCATGATTTTGGGACACATTAATGATACAACTCCTAAGACGTTTTTACCAAAATTATATAGTATTCAAATATTCATTTGAATATATAATTATTCCTCTTCCACCCATCCAAGACGGCGCATTACCATCTTGATCCTGGCCTTGACCTCTCTCTTGTCAAACGGTTTGGAAATATAGTCATCTATTCCAAGTTCCATACCCTTGACCTTATCCTCAATAGCAGTCTTGGCCGATATCATGATCACAGGAATATCGCTTGCAGCTTTGCTCTTCTTAAGATTCTCCACTACTTCATAACCATCCATGTCGGGCATCATGATGTCAAGGAGAATAAGATCAGGAAGCTCTTTTAGTGTAAGATCTATGGCAGCTTCGCCATTATGGGCCACTATGAAGTCATAGGGCTCACTTATGAGAGAAAGTTTCAGAAGCTCTGGAATGTCTGGTTCATCATCGACTATAAGGATCTTCAGGCGCTCCCTTTTGATCTTCTTCTGCATAGGTTCGAACTCAATAGAGCCGCCCTCAACAGAATACCTGAAATCGAAATCCTTCATGCCGATCTCAGCATGGATCTCGCCCACATTGGTGATATCGATAACCACGTCAAAGAATGAAGTTATAAGAACCTCGGTCTCTGATGAAAGGATGTTCCTTGAAAGCATGGAGACAATGCTGCCATCGTTCTCTGCCACTTTCTTTTCGATGAACTGGATGAAGTTTTCCACAACCTGCATTGTGTCGCTTGCAAGCACATTCATGTTGTCTATGAGCAGCACAGAATTCTGATGGTCCTGGAAAATATTGGATATATGGGATGCCATCTTGGTATAATCTGCAACGGAACTGCAGTAGAAAGTGTCATCGTGGCGCTCTTTGCCTGGCGCATCAATGTCGATGAAGAATATTCTTCCTTCGTAATTGATGTCAAATCCAAAATCTTCGAATCTTGACAATATCTTGTCCCTGGAAGAATTCAGGCATAGCCACACTATAGTCCTTTCCGATTCTTCTTTCAGTATGTCCGATACAAAAAAATAGACAAGCCTCTCAATAAAACTATCCACCGGAGCAAGGAACAATGTATTTTTCCGGGATAGCTCTGTTCTGAGGGTTGAAAGGATTTCCTGCGTTTGAGCATTCATTGCCAAGTACCTTTTAATTTTGTTTAGTAAATAATATTAGATTTATTTTCTTATTAATGTTTGGGAAGAAAATGTACTTACGGCGTATAAATTATTTATTTCATAGGAATGAGGCTAACCTGTGGATAACCTGACACGAACTCCATCTGAACAGCAAATATGCCGGTTTTTGGCACCACACCATACATAACAAGGGTCTTGTCAACGTTTTCAAATTTCCAGTGAGTCGTTGCCATATGCGCCACTGACTCAGTAATCCTCTGGCCATATTTTGTGACAGCAAGGACAACATTATCAGTTGTCTTTGTAATGGATGCCATCTGCCCTATGATAGAGCCTATGTTCTCCCATCCATAATTGTATTCCATACTGTCAAGGCCGATATAATCAAGAACCGGTGAACCATAACTGCGCAATATCTCGTTCTTGGACTTGTAGAAGACATCCATGTCCTTATACACGTTACCTGAGAACGGTTCGATGTATGCGGGAATTCTGCCTTTCAGGTCACGGATCTCAAATCCAACGAAATGCCCATGAAAATGGTCATCTCCTGTGAAAGGAGATATCATGCGCTTTTCAGTCTCAACACTTGTACCTTCAGTAGGCATACTGAGAAGGCCGCGGCCAAGATTGAGATGATTTATGAATGTGGGCAGCAGCAAACTGTAGAATGAGTCACCCACGCCGCTTGTGATCTCAAAGAGATTGAAGCTTCCTTTCTGATATCCTCCGGCAAGTATCTCGTCAAAATCATGTATCCCGGTTGAGATCTTGTTTTCCTCCGGGTCGGCAAGAGAACGTGGGACTTGCGTTTGTTCCGGATAAGAAACCGTGAATGGTTCAAAACTCCTGAACCTGCCGCCATCAAGTGTGAATGGATACTTTGATTGTGAAAGTTCTACACCGCGTATCTTTAACAGGTTTATTTTCCTGATGTCGCGACCGGATATCTCAGATATCTCAAGGAAGACCACGCCATCAACAAGGTAATCAAGGGATGTAACATCAGCCTGCTCGGTGATCATTATAAGGTCAGCATTGACCTTGCGTGAAAAATCAAAGAGCAAACGCTCAAGCTCGAATTTATTGCTTTCCCAATCAGCGGAACGTGTTGTAGCAATGCTCAGGGAATCTATAGAATCAACAACAATAATTGGTTTAGTGTCACTGGATTCCCATATGACTTTTATGCGGGATGCCAGCATGCGCAGGAAATCCTCGTTGTTATTGAAATCACCTTCGATCCAGGGATAATTTCCATAATCAGAAGACTTATCGATGCGTGGAGAAATGTAAACACAGTTGCCTTTGGGACATATCTCATCTAATATTCCAAAGACAAAAGTGGTTTTCCCAGTACCAGGCTGCCCCTTTACAAGAAGGGACTTCCCATACTGGGATGAAAAGAACTCTTTGACCTCACCAGGTATCATACTGGTGAGTTACAATTTACAGATATATATACATATCTAATTATTTAATTGTTCTTCAAGGAGACTCTGTCCTGCGGCAAGTGCTTCGTCGATCTTGCCGGCATCAACACCGCCACCACGAGCCATGGCAGGCTTTCCGCCACCGCCGCCGCCAACTATCTGGGACATGATCCTGACGATCTTTCCGGCATCTGCTCCTGCTTTAAGTGCATCTTCACCTGCGGCACCAACTATCTTGACACCACCGGCTTCACTTGCAAGAAGTACAACCATGTCCGTGCTGGTTGTCAGTTCTCCGGCGATCTTTACAAGCTCATCGATATCTGCGGTAGGGATGCATGCTGCCACAAGGCGCATACCTGCGACATTGACAGCCTCGTTGGCCATCTGGATCACATGAACATGCGCAAGGTCTTCCTTGAGCCTCTGGTTCTCCTTCTTGAACTCCTTCCATTCGTTGAAGAAACGGTCAATTGTAGATGGAAGATGTTCAGGTCTGACACGGAGTGCGTCTGCTGCCTGGCTGAGATAGGATTCCATTTCCTGCATTGACCTGACGGCTGCAAGACCTGCGGCATACTCGATACGCTCTACACCATCCTGAACACGTTCAGTCTTGAGAATCTTGATAGGACCGACAAGTCCGGTACTGGTACAGTGGGTACCTGCACATGCTTCTATGTCATCGGCAACCTTGAGCACACGGATGATCTTTCCAGGAGGGACACCTCCCTGATACAGTCCGAAACCATATTTCTTCTCAGCTTCGATCCTGTCCATCCATTCTGCGGAAACACGCTGGTTGTCCATAACAGTACGGTTAGCTATCAGCTCAATCTGGTTGAGCTCTTCCTGTGAGATACGTTTGTAATGTGAAATGTCAAGACGTGCGCGGTCCACGAATTTCTGGGCACCGGCCTGCCATACATGATCACCAAGAACTTTACGTGCGGCATCATTGACAATATGGGTTGCAGTGTGGTGACATGCGTGAGCCATACGGCGTTCTTCATTCACACGTCCCTGTACCATGTCGCCCTTCTTAATGTGGAACTCGTCCTCTGAATCCTCGATAATGTGCACAACAACACCATCGATACCCTGGACATCAATGACGTTGTGCAATACATCCTCAATGATCATTGTACCATGGTCAGCAGGCTGTCCACCGCCTTCCGGATAGAAAAGTGTGCTGTCAAGTACTACATGATTGTCAAATACATCAAGGACTACAGCCTCAAAGTTCATTCTTGTAGGTTCATCATAGAACAACTTCTTGGTCTTTGGAAGCTTGGCTACTCTATCTGCATATGGGAAAACTTTTTCCTCTTTTG
The sequence above is a segment of the uncultured Methanolobus sp. genome. Coding sequences within it:
- a CDS encoding type II/IV secretion system ATPase subunit codes for the protein MDAEFQKAVQRNPHLGEYVKKFMRETGEDEPTFMVSLGKDIDKSKVSIILPVGDPVFIHLYGGDEQGEINYFGIEPELNDTEKKKYRTVLDVILEKSANEPVPNTEAELKDLITKLFNESIDIGAGGNIDDEEKGKGKFDILQKLMPVQKKVPMTQSEYNRILYHLERDIIGSGPIEPIIRDPYLEDISSIGVDNVFIVHKIFDTIKTDLTFGDEQGLDNWLRSMSERIGRPVSDARPIADGALPDGSRINIIYPIDVSKRGSSFTMRKFSEVPVSIIQLIGWGALSAEMAAYMWMCLENGMSIFFSGETASGKTTMLNACLAFVNPKAKIFSAEDTAEVQPPQPVWQQLITREEGPPESRVDTFALLKAALRSRPNYIIVGEIRGAEGNVAFQGMQTGHPVLATFHASAVSKMIQRLTADPINVPVTFIDNLNIAMILSAVYRKGKFLRRALAIEEIEGYYEEIGGVATRAVFQWEPDTDRHKFRGLNNSYILEDKIATKLGYEDKRAIYQDLFLRAKILEEMKSRGIEDYFDVLEIIVNFYKHGLDGLPFSV
- a CDS encoding ATPase domain-containing protein; the encoded protein is MAKINAFAIPRDDLNDKLGGGFPAGSLVVIEGGSGGGKSTISQRLSFGLNENDVSVTFVSTQLTTKGFINQMYSMDYPIAPFLLNGLLLYIPVIPLVQAAKSRFDFIERLMAAEELFEKNVIIIDTLSSLIKYSANTEKTLDLISFFKKLNGMGKVIILTIEPNQLTEDIASMFRSSCDIYITLKSKPLGSEVKRTIVVNKFTGAKGPVGQMIGFRIEPKVGLVVEIASVS
- a CDS encoding flagellar protein G encodes the protein MKSMLRSERKTLLKDTGAETAVTHMIFFIAAMVLAISVVVLISGNVQSMIASSSASSKMLSEQMRTDITIVNDPEIVPYDSGSGKYTFYAKNTGKTELAPEYVTVLVDGIFIEPVDVNTALTDGDIVWRPGEILTLNVTTNPSPLEVGDHRVLVAADNGKSGAMSFKT
- a CDS encoding FlaD/FlaE family flagellar protein, producing MAGFSDKIKKVTSVLSKKNKSGGGDSPFGGDAPPFMQGGPDLGSVPDLAAGMPPMPGVPPGMAPGAPGDSAFPPGMAPPGAGGPPGMAPQAAPQAAPIDNEMLEENRKKIKEVESKVSKADVTLNMVQRDNEEIRKTVDKIDQSVLELLSLYEIVSNQVNPFVGDGAGSRDTIERFEKTEKRLTEMGDMIVLLKNEFDATAQKLSMPKGISEEAASRMQDFESKMDAFADAMVMMHESIEQLTSKTDELFTRTDSINQNLLDLAETTSAITTRLDDLESRPVPAASVSTNAVSKGDEKAPATKSKHDREEAEETEIESENAPAAKKSLPLVRLEFIKADPTSVVVLLNWIEFLMERVGRNNLMDALDYYVDIGWISEDVMSEIMAYARGIDYYVEKPTWRLLPEDHTKSLLFIERLSGRKIDRNMLSSIDREMAKVKHGLEELYGI
- a CDS encoding methyltransferase domain-containing protein, encoding MARKKQFKTEMISDKDGIRFATPEPVAEYRAKRLQCKTIADISCGIGGQALFFARYCDFVYAIEIDPKKIAFAKKNARIMGVDNIEFIAGDALSPEVIEKLPKLDVVFSDPARPPAEKERSIDNLSPSIPEVMKAYAKVSSNFAFEAPPQLSPDKIPFDCEREYMSLEGKLNRLNLYFGELKKADISAVALPGSNAIRSSGTVEPAGKADEPALYAYEPEECVIKAGLLEQLVAELKGESENIAIYDIDEKRTLLTSESEIKNSLFKNRYRKLLVAEADFSQINSYLRKNSFGTVIVRAAIDPESYWDVRNELENGLNGERKAHLFVKDEKAILFEVL
- a CDS encoding response regulator, producing the protein MCPKIMVVDDEPDTIDLVKLILESEDIEVVGAKSGFECLESIEEEHPDAILLDIMMPDMNGWETFHKIKEKEPTLPVAMLTVKSQEFDKMLGLHVLKADDYITKPFSRKELIQRTKELLEMKLQ
- a CDS encoding response regulator, which codes for MNAQTQEILSTLRTELSRKNTLFLAPVDSFIERLVYFFVSDILKEESERTIVWLCLNSSRDKILSRFEDFGFDINYEGRIFFIDIDAPGKERHDDTFYCSSVADYTKMASHISNIFQDHQNSVLLIDNMNVLASDTMQVVENFIQFIEKKVAENDGSIVSMLSRNILSSETEVLITSFFDVVIDITNVGEIHAEIGMKDFDFRYSVEGGSIEFEPMQKKIKRERLKILIVDDEPDIPELLKLSLISEPYDFIVAHNGEAAIDLTLKELPDLILLDIMMPDMDGYEVVENLKKSKAASDIPVIMISAKTAIEDKVKGMELGIDDYISKPFDKREVKARIKMVMRRLGWVEEE
- the gvpD gene encoding gas vesicle protein GvpD P-loop domain-containing protein; protein product: MIPGEVKEFFSSQYGKSLLVKGQPGTGKTTFVFGILDEICPKGNCVYISPRIDKSSDYGNYPWIEGDFNNNEDFLRMLASRIKVIWESSDTKPIIVVDSIDSLSIATTRSADWESNKFELERLLFDFSRKVNADLIMITEQADVTSLDYLVDGVVFLEISEISGRDIRKINLLKIRGVELSQSKYPFTLDGGRFRSFEPFTVSYPEQTQVPRSLADPEENKISTGIHDFDEILAGGYQKGSFNLFEITSGVGDSFYSLLLPTFINHLNLGRGLLSMPTEGTSVETEKRMISPFTGDDHFHGHFVGFEIRDLKGRIPAYIEPFSGNVYKDMDVFYKSKNEILRSYGSPVLDYIGLDSMEYNYGWENIGSIIGQMASITKTTDNVVLAVTKYGQRITESVAHMATTHWKFENVDKTLVMYGVVPKTGIFAVQMEFVSGYPQVSLIPMK